The Miltoncostaea oceani genome includes a region encoding these proteins:
- a CDS encoding cupin domain-containing protein, with translation MSAFRRGRLDGAPAAPADGERHDVVATPGGARVELILTGRLAGPQRFTGDADEWVVVLDGSARLEAGGDVHDLVAGDWVLIPAGQPHVLHDAAPGTRWLAVHAPPR, from the coding sequence GTGAGCGCGTTCCGGCGCGGGCGCCTCGACGGCGCCCCCGCCGCGCCGGCCGACGGGGAGCGGCACGACGTCGTCGCGACGCCGGGCGGCGCCCGGGTGGAGCTGATCCTCACCGGCCGCCTCGCCGGCCCGCAGCGCTTCACCGGCGACGCGGACGAGTGGGTCGTCGTCCTCGACGGGTCGGCCCGCCTCGAGGCCGGCGGGGACGTGCACGACCTGGTCGCGGGCGACTGGGTGCTGATCCCCGCGGGGCAGCCCCACGTGCTCCACGACGCCGCACCGGGGACGCGGTGGCTCGCCGTGCACGCACCCCCGCGGTAG
- a CDS encoding DUF427 domain-containing protein yields the protein MPKAVWNGAVIAESDDTVVVEGNHYFPADSLDRSTLADSSNTSVCPWKGTASYYDVVVDGQVNAGAAWYYPAPKDAAAEIKDRVAFWRGVTVEP from the coding sequence ATGCCGAAGGCCGTCTGGAACGGAGCGGTGATCGCCGAGAGCGACGACACCGTCGTCGTCGAGGGGAACCACTACTTCCCCGCCGACTCCCTCGACCGCAGCACCCTCGCCGACAGCTCCAACACGTCGGTCTGCCCGTGGAAGGGCACCGCCAGCTACTACGACGTCGTCGTCGACGGGCAGGTCAACGCCGGGGCCGCCTGGTACTACCCCGCCCCCAAGGACGCGGCCGCCGAGATCAAGGACCGCGTCGCCTTCTGGCGTGGCGTGACGGTCGAGCCGTAG
- a CDS encoding phage holin family protein: MPSEPPRQIVVVSRGRPDPPSFIVWLIVAVGINMVALIVVDGLFSGVQIARWWPLVIGASVLALGNAFLKPLLALLTLPLIIFTFGLAYFALNVAMLALAEWVAPDFTIDGFWTYVGATIVVWIVNVLVQALVGAVSGDRDRSRRTS; the protein is encoded by the coding sequence ATGCCGTCCGAGCCGCCCCGTCAGATCGTCGTCGTCTCGCGGGGACGCCCCGACCCGCCGTCGTTCATCGTGTGGCTGATCGTCGCCGTCGGCATCAACATGGTCGCCCTGATCGTGGTCGACGGCCTGTTCTCCGGCGTGCAGATCGCCCGCTGGTGGCCGCTCGTGATCGGCGCGTCGGTCCTCGCCCTCGGCAACGCGTTCCTGAAGCCGCTGCTGGCCCTGCTGACCCTGCCGTTGATCATCTTCACGTTCGGCCTGGCCTACTTCGCGTTGAACGTCGCGATGCTCGCCCTCGCGGAGTGGGTCGCCCCCGACTTCACGATCGACGGCTTCTGGACGTACGTGGGCGCGACGATCGTGGTCTGGATCGTCAACGTGCTGGTGCAGGCGCTCGTCGGCGCCGTCTCCGGCGACCGCGACCGGTCGCGCCGGACGTCGTGA